The DNA window TTTGGTTTACAACGGCAGAGCGGGACAGGCGAGGGGGAGCTGTCGCCGGGCCAACCGCCAATTTCGGATGCAGAACCGCGATCTCGCGGCGCGATACGCCCGAGGTGTGCATGAATTTTCCGCCCTGAAAACAGAGGGCGTAGGGAATGCCGGGCGGTTCACCTCGCCCCGCTTGCGGGGAGAGGTCGGATCGCATCGCAGATGCGATCCGGGTGAGGGGGACTCTCAACGAGTCGAACTCGCGGAGCGAGCCCCTCACCCCAACCCTCTCCCCGTGAAGAACGGGGCGAGGGAGCGCACTGCCGTTGCCGAAAATATCCTGTATTCGATCCACGCCGATCATGCCTTCGCGCAATTACCGATTCAATTCTCAAACAGCCACGCCGAAATGTCTTAGCCGTCATTGCGAGCCAACGGGTCGGCGCGAAGCGCCGCCTGATGACAGGCTTCGCGAAGCAATCCATAGGGCAGCAAGAAAGAATGGATTGCTTCGTCGCTCCGCTCCTCGCAATGACGTTGCAACTCCAGATGTGACTCCGCGATCCCGCGGCGCGATGCGCCCGAGGTTTGCCAATAATCTCCGCCCTGAAAACAGAGGGCGTGGGGAATGCCGGGCGCCCGATGCACCCGCAGCCTCGTGTGCGCTATGGGTAACAAGTATGCACACGAGTATTCACAGCGAGCCATCGGAAAACACCCGACATTCCCGCACGCAATGGTTTACGGCTTATACCGTGCTCTCCCCGGTGATCGGCTTTCTTGCCACCGTCGTTACGCGGATCGCTCCGCCAACTTGACACCAGCGTCGGGGTGTCAGGACCACACGTCTTCGCCGTCCGCTGCAAGCAACGCCCGTCAAGCGCGCCGCCGCGTCCACCGCATCCCGCCCCGCGTCCGTGACGTCGCGAGCCGCCCCTCTGAGTGGGACGGGATGGGGAGGGATATATTGCTGATTTGGGTCAGGCCGCAAGCGATGTTTCTGAAAATCAGAAGTGAGCCAAAATGCCGCAGGGGCGGTTGGCTTTGCGCGCGCGAATGCGCGCCCGATGACAGGCTCCGCGAAGCAATCCATAGGGCGGCAAGAGAGAGTGAATTGCTTCGTCGCTCCGCGCCTCGCAATGACGCAATGACATGGTGGGTTTCGAGAGGCCGTAGCCCGCATGAGCGAAGACCGTATGTCCTTCCCTGACCGAGGCAACTCGCCCTCAATGCTGTAGCGAGGGTTACCCGGATAGGCCGGGTAGAGCCTCAGGCAAGGAGGACGAGTCATGGCGGATTGTAGCGAAGTTTTCGTTGGTCTTGATACCTCGAAGTTGCGCAATGCAGTGGCAATTGCGGAGGGCGGGCGGAACGGCGAGGTGCGGTATCTCGGCGAGATTGAGAACACGGAGGCGGCGACGTGCAAGCTGGTGAAGAAGCTTGCGGCGCAGCATCGGCGACTGACGTTCTGCTATGAGGCCGGGCCGACCGGGTATGATCTGCACCGGTTGATCAAAACCCTCGGCCACGAGTGTGTGGTAGTGGCGCCATCGCTGATCCCGAAGAAGCCGGGCGATCGGGTGAAGACCAATCGGCGTGACGCGCTCAATCTGGCCAAGCTGTTGCGCGCGGGCGAACTGACCGCGGTCTGGGTTCCGGATGCGCGGCACGAGGCGATGCGGGACCTGGTGCGGGCGCGCGAGGCTGCTGTCGCCGACCTCAAATCCAAACGCCAGCAGGTTTTGTCGTTGCTGCTGCGGCTCGGCCGGCATTATACGGGCAAGAGAACCTGGACTAGGGCCCATATGAACTGGCTGGTGAGCCAGAAGCTCGCCCACCGCGAACAACGCATCGCATTCGAGGAGATGCTGTTGGCGGTCCGGCAAGCCGACGAGCGCGTGATCCGGCTCGAGCGGGCGATCGCCGCAGCAGTGACGGACTGGTCGCTTGCAGAGGTGGTGAGGGCACTGATGGCCGTGCGCGGTCTCGATCTCATTTCGGCTACGATTTTTCTCGCCGAGATCGGCGACCTGTCGCGCTTTGCAACCCCGCGCCAATTGATGGCCTATCTTGGCTTGGTGCCGGGCGAAGAGTCGACTGGTGACAGGGTCTGGCGCGGCGGCATCACCAAGGCCGGCAACCACCGGGCGCGGCGCATTCTGGTGGAGTGCTCCTGGAGCTACCGCCATCCCCCACGCGTCGGCAAGAAGAAGCTTGGCAAGGTGGAAGCCGCACCGCCCGCCGTCCAGGAGATCGCTTGGAAGGCGCAGGCGCGCCTGACCGCGCGCTACCGCGCATTGGCACGGCGTGGCAAACGGCCGACCCTCGTGGTGACCGCGATTGCGCGTGAGCTGTCGGGCTTCATTTGGGCAGTCAGTCGCGCCATCGGCGCGCCGACGACGCCGGCGATGTGAGCGCAGCGACAGACCTGACAAGGAGCCAGCGCCGGGCGCAATCCGGACAAATATCGTGCAACGGCGGGGGCGAAGCCACGGCAGGGGAATTCCCGATTTCGCTTTGTGGCCGATCAAACGATCGACGCCCGCGCGTAGACAAGGGACAGCCCCGGACGAAATCTCGGAACTGCGGTTTAAACCCGCGTATCAGAGCTTGATCACCGACGTCTTCAGGCTTCG is part of the Bradyrhizobium erythrophlei genome and encodes:
- a CDS encoding IS110 family transposase is translated as MADCSEVFVGLDTSKLRNAVAIAEGGRNGEVRYLGEIENTEAATCKLVKKLAAQHRRLTFCYEAGPTGYDLHRLIKTLGHECVVVAPSLIPKKPGDRVKTNRRDALNLAKLLRAGELTAVWVPDARHEAMRDLVRAREAAVADLKSKRQQVLSLLLRLGRHYTGKRTWTRAHMNWLVSQKLAHREQRIAFEEMLLAVRQADERVIRLERAIAAAVTDWSLAEVVRALMAVRGLDLISATIFLAEIGDLSRFATPRQLMAYLGLVPGEESTGDRVWRGGITKAGNHRARRILVECSWSYRHPPRVGKKKLGKVEAAPPAVQEIAWKAQARLTARYRALARRGKRPTLVVTAIARELSGFIWAVSRAIGAPTTPAM